A DNA window from Bacteroidota bacterium contains the following coding sequences:
- a CDS encoding CYTH domain-containing protein: MAIEIERKFLIKNDSWKKDLVGQIYQQAYLSKSANKTVRIRIVEEKAFLTIKGKSKGISRTEFEYSIPVDDARIMINDLCDKPAILKKRYRVNFKGHSWEVDEFDQENDGLILAEIELNAEDEFFELPPWAGKEVSGDPKYYNSNLSKHPFTKW, encoded by the coding sequence ATGGCTATTGAAATAGAACGCAAGTTTTTAATCAAGAATGATAGTTGGAAAAAAGATCTTGTAGGCCAAATTTACCAACAGGCCTATTTAAGCAAATCAGCTAATAAAACTGTCCGTATAAGAATAGTTGAAGAAAAAGCCTTCCTAACCATCAAAGGAAAATCTAAAGGTATAAGCAGAACTGAGTTTGAATATTCAATTCCGGTTGATGATGCTCGAATTATGATAAACGATTTGTGTGATAAACCAGCCATCTTAAAAAAACGCTATCGGGTAAATTTTAAAGGACATAGCTGGGAAGTTGACGAATTTGATCAGGAAAACGATGGATTGATTCTCGCAGAGATTGAACTAAATGCAGAAGATGAGTTTTTCGAACTCCCCCCATGGGCAGGAAAAGAAGTTAGCGGAGATCCAAAATATTATAATTCCAACCTAAGCAAGCATCCTTTTACAAAATGGTAA